tttctggatgagcaactctttgccatccaggaagtgccatggtttgcagacattgcaaactacaaggcagtaaggttcatacccaaagagtacagtaggcagcaatcaaagaagttgatcacggatgcaaagtactatctttgggatgaaccatatttcttcaagagatgtgcagacggggtactccgtagatgtgtgcctaaagaagaagcatagaggatcctatggcattgccatggatcacagtatggaggacattttggaagtgagcgaacagccacaagagtcctcaaatgtggcttctactggcctactctctataaagattcccgagtgtttgtgcttaattgcaacagttgccaaagatctggcaatctgcctcacagttatgccatgcctctacaagggatcttggagattgagttgtttgatgtatggggtattgacttcatgggacctttcccaccatcatactcaaacacttatattgtggtggcagtggattatgtatccaaatgggtagaagctattgctacacccactaatgacactaagacagtgttaaaattcctccaaaaatacatcttcagtagatttggcacccctagagtactaattagtgatgggagcactcatttctgcaataaacagttCTATTCTGCTTTGGTAcattatggagttagccacagggtggccactccatatcacccacagactaatgggtaagctgaagtctcaaatagagaactcaaaataatcctggaacggactgtaattaatcgtagaagggattgggcaagaagcttggatgatgctctgtggacatacagaacagcattcaagacccctatagggacctctccatacatgcttgtgtatggaaaggcatgtcacttgccagtggaactggaacataaggcctactgggtaaccagattcctgaaccttgatgccaagttagctggagaaaaacaattgttccagttaaatgagctagagaaatttagactcaatgctttcgagaatgcaaaaatatacaaagagaaagcaaaaagatggcatgataagaaattgtcatccagagtctttgagccagggcagaaagttctgctatttaattctaggctcaaattattccccagGAAATTGAAGTCCCAGtagagaggtccatatgtgatcacaagcatatcaccatatggatacgtagagcttcaggataatgattctaataaaaagttcattgttaatgggcagagagtcaaacattatcttgaaggcaattttgagcaagaatgctcaaaactgaggcttgattaaagctcagtaatagtccagctaatgacagtaaagaagcacttgttgggaggcaacccagccatttacaaagtttatttgttaaataattgatttttacaggtatatgtcaaagtatctttaaggtaaaatagcaattgcttgaattcacaaagttacaagggaatttggaagctcactggcatgaaaaagccagtaagaaacagtttgggcgttgaacgcccaaaagaagcacccactgggcgttcaacgccagtaagggtagccatctgggcgttaaacgccagaaaggtgcatCTTctgagcgttgaacgccagaaagaagcaccttctggtgttcaacgccagaaagaagcaacagctgggcgttgaacgcccaggaaaAGCAGCAATTCtccaactcttttttttttaagtttttcaaaactcaattatcttttaaaaatcttctttcaaaataaaaattcaaatttatcttttccaaatataattaacatctttttatttttaaattatatctttttcttattatatttatcttttataaatcatatcttctatcttatcttttcttcttattttcgaaacccaccctccctccctttatatccacattcggcgcccctctcatcatccaccattccacatttgctctcctcctatccctcttcttttttttcttttgcttgaggacaagcaaacctctaagtttggtgtgcttatccgtgatcacaaaaacatattcactttgatcatggcccctaaaggaaaacaacccaccccaagaggcaagaaagagagtattctaaaaccactttggaatcaagggaagttcttgactaaagaacattcagaccattactacaaaataatgggtctaagatcagtgatcccggaagtcaagttcaatctgaaagaagatgaatatccggagatccaagaacaaattcgaaataggaactgggaaatcctaacAAATCCTAaaacaaaagtgggaaggaatatggttcaagagttctatgctaatctgtggcagacagacaggcaaagaataattggagctgccctctatgaccatcggaccttagtcagaggaaagactGTTCACATCCATCCTGACAAAaacagggagatctttaagcttcctcaactgaaaNNNNNNNNNNNNNNNNNNNNNNNNNNNNNNNNNNNNNNNNNNNNNNNNNNNNNNNNNNNNNNNNNNNNNNNNNNNNNctggacaagattctagaggatatatgcatccctggagccaggtggaccaccagcaccactagcatcccaaatcaactcaagagagaagatctcaaaccagttgtcagaggctggctggactttattcggcgttctatattgcccaccagcaaccgttctgaagttactgttaaaagagcagtgatgattcactgcatcatgttgggaagagaagtagaagttcatcaactaatttcgtgtgaactctacaaaatagcaaacaaaaaCTCCAAGGATGCcaaattggcctatccaagcttaatttctatgctctgcagagatgccggagtgaagatgggaataactgagtatatctcagttgagcggccaatcactaaaatatcaatggaaagacaacagctgcaggatgatccaatcaagaggagagcaaaagaattcctcccagaacttcctcaattcgaatattgggaacatcttgaggcatctgtttccaagttgcaagaagttatgaaccaaataaaggaagaacagaacaatcaaagtagcatgctttgcaaattgcttagggaacaagaagagaaaGGGCGTgacttaagggagctgaagcgccagaaattaatccttgaaggaccaagcaccccacagatcagaggaacatccacttcccaaaatacaggttgttgagttctaattttagctttaactctgtgatagtgttattataggaatttaccttagaagttatacagtagtagtagtaattagcatatctattatgttttatttctaattaagttatagtttatttttctcatcatcatcaaacatgaataaaatagtagataattagaataaagaagtaatttatatttttcgagttcttaataataaaaattataattaattatatgtggtggcaataccttttgttctctgaatgaatgcttgaacagtgcataatttgtatcttaaattttgcgaatgttggctcctgaaagaatgaggaacacgaaaaatattattgatgatctgaaaaatcatgaatttgattcttgaagcaagaaaaaagcagtgaaaaaaaaaattacaaggaatcattggatcaagaaaaagaaaaaagccaatagcccttaaaaccaaaaggcaagggtgaaaaggatccaaggctttgagcatcagtggataggagggcccaaggaagtaattcaaggcctaagcggctaaatcaagctgtccctaaccatgtgcttgtggcatgcaagtTCAAGTGAAAggcttgagattgagtggttaaagtcgtgatccaaggcaaaagagtgtgcttaagagctctggacacctccaATTGGAGACTTTAGAAAatttgagtcacaatctgaaaaggttcacccagttatgtgtctgtggcatttatgtatctagaggtaatactggaaaacaatctgagcttcacttgaaactctgagatattattgcttcttaacttctttttatcctattttattcttctagttgcttggggacaagcaacagtttaagtttggtgttgtgatgagcggatattttatacgctttttgggagtaatttcatgtagattttagtatgttttaattattttttaatagaattttattagtttttaggcaaaaatcatatttctggactttactacaagtttatttatttttctgtgatttcaggtattttctggctgaaattgagggagctgagcaaaaatctgagttaggctgaaaaaggactactgatgctgttggatcctgacctccctgcacttggaatggatgttttggagctacaggagaccaattgacgcgctctcaattgggttggaaagtagacatccagggctttccagcaatagataatagtccatactttgcgcaaagatagacaacgtaaactggcattcaacgccagttccatgttgcagtctggcgcccagcgctagaaacaggttacaagttggagttcaatgcccaaaacacgttacaacctagcgttcaactccagaaatagcccaagcatgtgagaggcttaagtctcagccccagcacacaccaagtgggccccagaagtggatttctgcaccaattatcttagtttactcattttttgtaaacctaggtttctagtttactatttaaacaacttttagagacttattttgtacctgatgacattttcagatctgaactacatactctttgatggcatgagtctctaaactccattgttgggggtgaggagctctgcagcgtctcgatgaattaatgcaattacttatatttttccattcacatatgcgtgttcctatctaagatgttcattcgcgcttaattatggagaaggtgatgatccgtgacacttatcacctTCCttaacccatgaacgtgtgtctgacaaccacctctgttctacatcagattgaatgaatatctcttagattccttaatcagaatcttcgtggtataagccggagtgatggcggcattcatgagaatccgaaaagtctaaccttgtctgtggtattccgagtaggattccggtattgaatcaCTGTGATgaacttcaaactcctgaaggctgggcgttagtgacagacgcaaaagaatcattggattctattccagcctgattgagaaccgacagatgattagccgtgctgtgacagagcatctggaccattttcactgagaggatgggaagtagccattgacaacggtgacaccctacatagagcttgccatggaagaaactttgcaattatgttattgagttgaatattatattgcagggattcagaggacaaagcatctccaaaaccccaacatattctccattactgcattacaagtaattaattcacgctcttttatttttctaataattcaaactgataattttaattgaaatcctgactaagaataataaaataaaaatagcttgcttcaaaccaataatctccgtgggatcgacccttactcacgtaaggtattacttggacgacccagtgcacttgctggttagttgtgcggattgcaaaagtgtgattgcaatttcgtgcaccacttacTCTCATTCGCTAGGCATTCTACTTTGATTTAAGActaaagggatgaaattggggGTTTATAAGTGTGAAATAACACCTCAGAAGGTTACAAGCTTGTTGGGAATGTGAAAgacttgaaaacaaaatctttagAAAAGAAATGGGTcacgtgcgtatgcacaggggtgtgcgtgcgcacgcccagaAGCATTTTCAgaaagtgtgcgtgcgcacaggctTGTGCAAACGCACAGAAAGTTAAAGTTCTAGGGTTAAGTGCGCGCACAAGGTGTGTTAGCGCCATCAACTGAATGCCATTCCTAacatgtgcgtgcgcacaacttGCAAACCTTCATTGGATGTGTGTGCGCATAAGGCGTGCTAGCGCCCCCATCAGTAGCCCTGTCCCGCATGTGCATACACACAAgactgtgcgtgcgcacagatTCAAAATCCCGCAGGGTGTGCCTGCGCACAGGGCTATGCGTGCGCACACGGCTGTGCGTGCACACACAAACCATAAATCACAAATTCTGTAGAATTTGCAGAATTCATATTTGTGTCCCAAACTTCCAACGATGATATCTCCTTCCACAAAAAATGAAATTTCcatcaaatttaaaccattttaaagcttatgaaattatctttcttttgtcataaatatcatcaaattccaaaaataaTAGCTTGAGATATGATCCGTTGAAGTTcatcaaaaattcatttttcacaaaaattcataaaatctccaattttcaatcatacaCTTTCAAACCCTTTTAAAACCAACCAAAACCTTACTATCTCAACCTCAACCACGTTTCCAACTTCTATATTCAGTCCACAACACATAAATTATCTAATTCATCACTTTTAAATCAATAGCCCAAGTTCGTAATCCACAATACACATCACCAAATACCAACCTTTCATTTTCATCAACCTCCACCACCAAAGATTCTAATTCCACAATGATCAACATACAAGACCAATTGTCCAATTCAAGCACAAATTTCAACTTTACTTCAACCTTCATATATACCAAGTATCATCATCATATGAAACTCACATACATCATAAATCAAGAACTTGAATCATACCCTCCAAAAACCAATAATCACATAATCATATAATAATTCCAACAACCAATCAACCATCATCACAAATTCAAtacctatcctatgggtcactagcttAAGTTTTCACAACcatattatattttagatacagAAAACCGAAACCATCTGATTTCCCGCTCAACCTGGAACACTTTCAATATCACTTTTTCCTCAATTTTCAAGGCTCTATCACCTCCAATTCAGATTTCCAGCAGCACAAGCCCACTCCAAGCTTTCCAATACCTCAATCAAGCTTCAATATTTATACATACATATCCTAATACACAAAACATGCACCCACACATACCAACTCAAtcacaaatcacaaaatctTAAGTGTTTCACTTAGGGTTAAGGTTCTTACCCTACCCAAGAATCAAAGGGGTGAGATTGAGCCTTCTCTTCAAGCTATTTggatcctataacatcaaagagcccaaaatctcaacactttttACCCAAAAATTCAAACTCAAGGGCTGGAGAAACTGTTATGAATTCGTGACTTACCTCCTAAATAAAGTTGTGGGCTTTGTAGAGCTCAACGTCGTGATTGCGTGATCACAAACAGTgtgtcaatcggagctccggatcaaaagttatcaaGGATTGAAGATCAGATGAGTGTTTGAGTTTGGAAATTGGGGTTCTTCCCCTCTTTCTGCACCagtgataaaccccgattttgtgatttatcttgtgcttattttaggggattttatcacattttctcacatttattcaatgaaatagcatggttttgcaattctcccttgatttgagcttaaatgtgaaaacatgctttttaggccctaaaatagctaaatttaattcactttaattccattcgatgccttgatattttgttgagtgatttcaagttcataaggcaagtattgaatggaagaagtgaggagaaaagcatgcaaagtgggagaactcatgaagaaatgaaggaaccgtaaagctgGCAAGCCTGACCTATTCGCACTCAATTAAtcataacttaagctacagaggtccaaatgaggcggttccagttgcgtaacatccggggcttcaaaatgatataaatttgccatatgttgcttcgcgtataggggcgcgcacgcgcaatgTGCGCGGACGTGCTGATTGAGCACGTGACCCACTAAAGAGCAACTCATGGCCAGCGATTTCTAGCTCATTTTgggtccaatccaactcatttctgaagctattgaacccaaggattgaggggggatgaaccaagtagtcatagttgagttttcatcatgttttaggctagaattctagagagagaggctctatcctctctctagattttagggtagttttagTTAATTCTTCTTGGATCCAAGTtataattcttgttttgatttagttcttccttttaatttcttgttattacaTATCTATTCTTCTAGTTTTACTTGtcaattcctttattttgccattttttatgtttatgaacaattgttggattttaattttctttaatgcaattttatgtttccatgttcttTTATGTTAATCTTGCTTACTATTATTGATTTCTTGCTATTGATAGTTATGGGTTTCacttaattcttgcattttgttatgtttacttttcttgcacactaggtgtttgataaaatgtttcctctagtttttgagtagttctctttactcttggcctaggtggAGTAATTAGTGAtgcttgagttatctaattcctttgatCGATTGACAATTGGAAGTTCCTAACTGATTTGGATACCACTAACGCTAGTCTTccccttgggagttggctaggacttgtggaatcaagttaattcatccacATGACTTTCCTccttggttagaggttaacgaAGTGGTAGCAATAAACAATTTGTGGTCATAAttaaggaggataactaggataggacttctaattttcatatcttgccaagagttttgtTAGTTGCTAGtctattttctttgccatttacatttcttgtacaaaatctcaaaaaccccaaaatacctcataaccaataatcatACACTTCATTGCAACTCCTTGTGAGACTACCCGGAGTCTAAATActccggttaattcttatttggggtttgttctttgtgacaaccaaaatttttgcatgaaaggattattgattggtttggaaactatactttacaatgagACTCCATTAGATGAATTCTAAACCGTTAAGAATccgatcatcaaaatggcgccgttaccggggagttgcaatggtgttacattattggctattgtgaatatgtgaatatgtttgtcttttgcttgtttgttagtttttgttaggtttaggactttgtttctcagttttgttagtttttgtttctctttgctattatgaattctcatcactATGGCTATGAGTTTAgctcaaattatgttgtagaaAATGGGAGCTACAATGacaatatgcatcaaggatggaacaatcaaaggtgggaggagctcAAGGGATTAATCAACGTTATTGGCAAAAACCCCCTCCGGTTTCTTATGGGtataattctaatcctaatgcatatcaatctaatggatgtggtgacccttattgtgattgtcaacaaccaccaccacatgcCTATGAACTATCCCCTCTACATGATTTTGAGCCAccttactcacaagccccttttcaccaaacacctccatatgaccccaactTATAttcaccataccaaccaccttttgaaccatatgaaccacaagaagaaccacccaaattcaacccccaataccctcaagaaccaccacctccatactattaccaagatgaaccacatCCAATGTATGAGAACTCTCAACCACAAGGTGGATCACCTCTCATATTTGAAAAAATCATGGCTCAGTTTGCCAACATTACCGCTAGCTTGGACTCATGAGactcatgcaacaaacaaagcatcTCGACGGGTGAGTGTGAGAAATCAACCAAAGAAAGGAGCATGAAGGAGATTTTAGAATCTCAACATGAGGACAAGGAGATGGGGTATGTCTTGCAACAAGTGGAGGAGGACAAGATtgttaatgaagaagaagtgatTGAAGACCTAGGCGAAGTTGAACAAGAGGTGGATTTCAAACTTGAGAACACTTCCACACCAAGTGATGTTGTTGAAGATTTTATGGAAGCTGTTGAGCCTTCTTCCAATGGgcttgaatttgatgttgaggaggataatgcgcaacctccaaggcataatATGAGTGATGAAAGATTGGAAGAAGTTGATCAAGAGATAGATTCAATCATTGAGAATTTCTTATCTACAATTGATTTCTCTCCTCTTGAGCTTGAAattaagatcaaagaagaagatgcacaacctctcaagcccttggtaagcaatgaagaagaggttgaattggaaggaagctaccaagaggaagaggttaaaattgaggaagcttgtgaagaggtggagatAATAT
This portion of the Arachis duranensis cultivar V14167 chromosome 6, aradu.V14167.gnm2.J7QH, whole genome shotgun sequence genome encodes:
- the LOC107493776 gene encoding uncharacterized protein LOC107493776, whose amino-acid sequence is MKEILESQHEDKEMGYVLQQVEEDKIVNEEEVIEDLGEVEQEVDFKLENTSTPSDVVEDFMEAVEPSSNGLEFDVEEDNAQPPRHNMSDERLEEYTSVEHPQANGQAEAANKVILAGLKRRLQDANGAWAEELPQVLWAYQTTPHSTTKESPFRLVYGMEAMILVEIEEGSPRVVH